A single Anopheles funestus chromosome 2RL, idAnoFuneDA-416_04, whole genome shotgun sequence DNA region contains:
- the LOC125766069 gene encoding probable DNA-directed RNA polymerases I and III subunit RPAC2, protein MPKLAELTGDENTSESSRTFVFEDEGHTLGNALKSIICKYPDVNFCGYTVPHPAENKMHFRIQAAKSVRAIDILRRGLEDLERVCDHTIETFEAAIALHQERA, encoded by the exons ATGCCGAAATTAGCTGAG CTTACTGGCGACGAGAATACAAGCGAAAGTTCGCGCACATTTGTTTTCGAAGACGAAGGGCACACGTTGGGAAATGCCCTTAAAAGCATCATCTGCAAGTA TCCCGATGTCAACTTTTGCGGCTACACGGTTCCTCATCcggcagaaaacaaaatgcactTCCGTATTCAGGCCGCCAAGAGCGTCCGAGCAATTGATATCCTCCGACGAGGACTGGAAGATTTGGAACGCGTTTGTGATCATACGATAGAAACGTTCGAAGCAGCAATAGCATTACACCAGGAGAGAGCTTaa
- the LOC125766067 gene encoding apoptosis inhibitor 5 homolog isoform X1 produces the protein MDNTGDRIEKLYKNYEILSDAKEKIGEHEAEYKEILDAVKGSAKEKRLASQFIGKFFKHFPSLADLAIESQLDLCEDEDTQIRRQAIKDLPQLCRDTTEHTPRIGDILAQLLITEDSAELLQVHQSLLTLAKYDAVGTLTGIFSQIVGGEETTRFRSFQFINNKIMKLEPQILTKLVEDFIIAEVKKITLDVSSDEFHLCMSILNQTKLSKTLPGHVELVTLAAEQADLESDPGALAADDETVERFIQCSTEAMPYFSSQVESTLFVKFMCEKFLRPSIWCLIGPADDQQQTQQRLLKVFAEMTAFCGTLEKASEKVEAIYEVLLEYMPLPPLDADLNETPSFHFSHAECLLYALHTLGKQAADFLTFPDNPAKLKDFRSRLQYLARGTQGYIKKLQEAVKGKSAEEMKSEENQIKVTALKTTSNISTLIRDLFHSPPSFKSVVQLSWVVPKGKKAQQQQQQRLEQKQEDATKAGNKRHATITFDGNGKAASDTKGPKHGKPAPGSQKMYTPPSGKYSAKLHRNGGGRRSSGGGGGGGGGGGGNFRRGSFGGNGGGGGGGRNSGGKRKY, from the exons ATGGACAACACCGGCGATCGAATAGAAAAGCTGTACAAGAACTACGAAATCTTGAGTGACGCTAAGGAAAAAATCGGCGag CACGAAGCCGAATATAAGGAAATTTTGGATGCTGTGAAGGGTTCAGCGAAGGAAAAGCGTCTTGCGTCCCAGTTCattgggaaatttttcaagCATTTTCCCAGCTTGGCGGATCTCGCCATTGAAAGTCAGCTGGATCTGTGTGAGGATGAGGATACACAG ATAAGACGACAGGCTATTAAGGATTTGCCGCAGTTGTGCCGTGATACAACGGAGCATACGCCTAGAATCGGTGACATTTTGGCACAATTGCTCATCACCGAAGATTCTGCTGAGTTACTGCAGGTTCATCAGTCGTTGCTTACACTGGCAAAG TACGATGCGGTTGGTACGCTGACTGGAATTTTCAGTCAAATCGTAGGCGGCGAGGAGACGACCCGTTTTCGCAGCTTTCAATTtattaacaacaaaatcatGAAACTGGAGCCTCAAATTTTGACGAAACTGGTGGAAGACTTTATTATTGCTGAGGTTAAAAAGATTACACTG GACGTAAGCTCGGACGAGTTTCACCTATGCATGTCCATCCTGAATCAGACGAAGCTCAGCAAAACTCTTCCCGGACACGTGGAGCTGGTGACGCTCGCTGCCGAACAAGCAGATCTGGAAAGCGATCCCGGTGCGCTTGCAGCTGACGACGAAACTGTGGAACGTTTTATTCAGTGTTCGACTGAGGCCATGCCATACTTTTCG TCACAGGTGGAATCGACTCTGTTTGTGAAGTTCATGTGTGAGAAGTTTTTGCGACCAAGCATATGGTGTTTGATCGGTCCTGCCGATGATCAGCAGCAGACGCAGCAGCGTTTGTTGAAAGTGTTTGCAGAAATGACCGCGTTCTGCGGTACATTGGAGAAAGCCTCCGAGAAAGTTGAAGCTATTTACGAGGTGTTGCTG GAGTACATGCCATTGCCGCCGCTCGATGCCGATTTGAACGAGACGCCTTCGTTCCATTTTTCGCATGCCGAATGTCTGCTTTATGCGTTGCACACCCTGGGTAAACAAGCAGCGGATTTTCTCACGTTTCCTGATAATCCAGCAAAGCTGAAAGATTTCCGGTCTCGTTTACAGTATTTGGCGCGAGGTACACAAGG GTACATCAAGAAGCTTCAGGAGGCTGTCAAGGGTAAAAGTGCAGAAGAGATGAAATCTGAAGAGAACCAAATCAAAGTGACTGCATTAAAAACCACTTCTAACATCAGTACTTTGATTCGTGATCTATTTCATTCGCCACCAAGCTTCAAATCAGTCGTACAGTTGTCCTGGGTTGTACCAAAAGGGAAGAAAGCG cagcaacaacaacaacaacgactaGAGCAGAAGCAGGAAGATGCTACCAAAGCCGGAAATAAACGTCACGCAACGATCACGTTCGATGGCAATGGTAAAGCGGCATCCGATACCAAAGGGCCAAAGCATGGAAAACCAGCCCCAGGTTCGCAGAAAATGTATACCCCACCGTCGGGTAAATATTCTGCAAAGTTGCATCGAAATGGTGGTGGTCGACGTTCgagcggcggtggtggtggtggtggtggcggcggcggTGGCAATTTTCGTCGCGGCAGTTTCGGAGGAaatggtggtggcggtggcggtggccgCAACAGTGGAGGAAAAAGGAAGTATTAA
- the LOC125766067 gene encoding apoptosis inhibitor 5 homolog isoform X2 has translation MDNTGDRIEKLYKNYEILSDAKEKIGEHEAEYKEILDAVKGSAKEKRLASQFIGKFFKHFPSLADLAIESQLDLCEDEDTQIRRQAIKDLPQLCRDTTEHTPRIGDILAQLLITEDSAELLQVHQSLLTLAKYDAVGTLTGIFSQIVGGEETTRFRSFQFINNKIMKLEPQILTKLVEDFIIAEVKKITLDVSSDEFHLCMSILNQTKLSKTLPGHVELVTLAAEQADLESDPGALAADDETVERFIQCSTEAMPYFSSQVESTLFVKFMCEKFLRPSIWCLIGPADDQQQTQQRLLKVFAEMTAFCGTLEKASEKVEAIYEVLLEYMPLPPLDADLNETPSFHFSHAECLLYALHTLGKQAADFLTFPDNPAKLKDFRSRLQYLARGTQGYIKKLQEAVKGKSAEEMKSEENQIKVTALKTTSNISTLIRDLFHSPPSFKSVVQLSWVVPKGKKAQQQQQRLEQKQEDATKAGNKRHATITFDGNGKAASDTKGPKHGKPAPGSQKMYTPPSGKYSAKLHRNGGGRRSSGGGGGGGGGGGGNFRRGSFGGNGGGGGGGRNSGGKRKY, from the exons ATGGACAACACCGGCGATCGAATAGAAAAGCTGTACAAGAACTACGAAATCTTGAGTGACGCTAAGGAAAAAATCGGCGag CACGAAGCCGAATATAAGGAAATTTTGGATGCTGTGAAGGGTTCAGCGAAGGAAAAGCGTCTTGCGTCCCAGTTCattgggaaatttttcaagCATTTTCCCAGCTTGGCGGATCTCGCCATTGAAAGTCAGCTGGATCTGTGTGAGGATGAGGATACACAG ATAAGACGACAGGCTATTAAGGATTTGCCGCAGTTGTGCCGTGATACAACGGAGCATACGCCTAGAATCGGTGACATTTTGGCACAATTGCTCATCACCGAAGATTCTGCTGAGTTACTGCAGGTTCATCAGTCGTTGCTTACACTGGCAAAG TACGATGCGGTTGGTACGCTGACTGGAATTTTCAGTCAAATCGTAGGCGGCGAGGAGACGACCCGTTTTCGCAGCTTTCAATTtattaacaacaaaatcatGAAACTGGAGCCTCAAATTTTGACGAAACTGGTGGAAGACTTTATTATTGCTGAGGTTAAAAAGATTACACTG GACGTAAGCTCGGACGAGTTTCACCTATGCATGTCCATCCTGAATCAGACGAAGCTCAGCAAAACTCTTCCCGGACACGTGGAGCTGGTGACGCTCGCTGCCGAACAAGCAGATCTGGAAAGCGATCCCGGTGCGCTTGCAGCTGACGACGAAACTGTGGAACGTTTTATTCAGTGTTCGACTGAGGCCATGCCATACTTTTCG TCACAGGTGGAATCGACTCTGTTTGTGAAGTTCATGTGTGAGAAGTTTTTGCGACCAAGCATATGGTGTTTGATCGGTCCTGCCGATGATCAGCAGCAGACGCAGCAGCGTTTGTTGAAAGTGTTTGCAGAAATGACCGCGTTCTGCGGTACATTGGAGAAAGCCTCCGAGAAAGTTGAAGCTATTTACGAGGTGTTGCTG GAGTACATGCCATTGCCGCCGCTCGATGCCGATTTGAACGAGACGCCTTCGTTCCATTTTTCGCATGCCGAATGTCTGCTTTATGCGTTGCACACCCTGGGTAAACAAGCAGCGGATTTTCTCACGTTTCCTGATAATCCAGCAAAGCTGAAAGATTTCCGGTCTCGTTTACAGTATTTGGCGCGAGGTACACAAGG GTACATCAAGAAGCTTCAGGAGGCTGTCAAGGGTAAAAGTGCAGAAGAGATGAAATCTGAAGAGAACCAAATCAAAGTGACTGCATTAAAAACCACTTCTAACATCAGTACTTTGATTCGTGATCTATTTCATTCGCCACCAAGCTTCAAATCAGTCGTACAGTTGTCCTGGGTTGTACCAAAAGGGAAGAAAGCG caacaacaacaacaacgactaGAGCAGAAGCAGGAAGATGCTACCAAAGCCGGAAATAAACGTCACGCAACGATCACGTTCGATGGCAATGGTAAAGCGGCATCCGATACCAAAGGGCCAAAGCATGGAAAACCAGCCCCAGGTTCGCAGAAAATGTATACCCCACCGTCGGGTAAATATTCTGCAAAGTTGCATCGAAATGGTGGTGGTCGACGTTCgagcggcggtggtggtggtggtggtggcggcggcggTGGCAATTTTCGTCGCGGCAGTTTCGGAGGAaatggtggtggcggtggcggtggccgCAACAGTGGAGGAAAAAGGAAGTATTAA